From Halotia branconii CENA392, the proteins below share one genomic window:
- a CDS encoding LAGLIDADG family homing endonuclease, whose amino-acid sequence MNFIQNTLHIGYVTRPYATQKGKPVTYYQVSNNKQLVEIVVPLFELYPLRSKKAKEYLIWKEEVLRKYSYFLNGIPIKATKEEIELTQKSILMLNKLREYNDFEL is encoded by the coding sequence CTGAATTTCATTCAAAATACTCTACATATAGGTTATGTTACTCGTCCTTACGCAACACAGAAAGGAAAGCCAGTAACTTATTATCAAGTGAGTAACAATAAACAATTAGTAGAGATAGTTGTTCCCTTATTTGAACTTTATCCTCTGCGTTCTAAAAAAGCTAAAGAGTATTTAATATGGAAAGAAGAAGTTCTGCGTAAGTACAGCTATTTCCTCAATGGAATCCCTATAAAAGCAACAAAAGAAGAAATAGAACTGACTCAAAAGTCTATTTTAATGCTAAATAAATTGCGTGAATATAATGATTTTGAACTATAA